From Alteromonas sp. RKMC-009, one genomic window encodes:
- a CDS encoding MFS transporter produces MKSVIAFFKRLEQIPQGLIIVISAFLPLFAIVSMFPALPSIIDHFKDHPNARELVPLIVSAPGLTIALTASFAGVLVDKYGRVRLLLWATCLYGVFGVAPFFLTDIYAMFASRLLLGFAEAIIITAVNTLIADYWEDEGRRDWLFLQGLAGPFLGAIVIRTAGPATEIQWNGVFLIYSVAFVIFLLMLKYLKEPARQVKAGVASAVEAVNKVPFPTATMAAIGAVTLLSSALYYVFIISGGLVFRELGINEPSRISELSAIPSLFVMVGAFLFRLLGGKSNAIQIGSFLVVLCGGLLIMGTANSVEMLVLGLVIQQTGAGMSVPSLIAWTQTKVPAQHRGRGMGVWASCFFFGQFSSPWLVARIESITGSVHGAFAVAGGIGLAAGCIGLLLHFKSDSGSKTASAGQH; encoded by the coding sequence ATGAAATCTGTTATCGCTTTTTTCAAACGGCTGGAGCAAATACCGCAGGGCCTGATCATTGTTATCTCTGCATTTCTTCCTCTCTTCGCCATCGTGTCGATGTTTCCGGCATTGCCGTCCATCATCGACCACTTCAAAGACCATCCTAATGCCCGGGAGCTTGTGCCGCTAATTGTGTCGGCGCCCGGGTTAACTATCGCGCTAACCGCTTCTTTTGCCGGTGTACTGGTAGACAAATACGGCAGGGTACGGTTGCTACTGTGGGCAACCTGTCTGTACGGTGTATTCGGTGTGGCGCCTTTCTTCTTAACTGACATCTACGCCATGTTCGCCAGCCGTCTGCTGCTGGGCTTTGCTGAAGCCATCATCATTACTGCGGTAAATACGTTAATTGCTGATTACTGGGAAGATGAAGGTCGTCGCGACTGGTTATTCCTGCAAGGACTGGCCGGGCCGTTCCTCGGCGCTATTGTTATCCGCACCGCAGGCCCTGCTACGGAAATTCAATGGAACGGCGTGTTCCTGATTTACTCAGTGGCTTTCGTTATTTTCCTGCTGATGCTGAAGTATTTAAAAGAGCCGGCGCGTCAGGTGAAAGCGGGAGTCGCCAGTGCAGTAGAAGCCGTCAACAAAGTGCCGTTTCCCACCGCTACCATGGCTGCGATTGGCGCAGTAACCCTGCTGTCATCGGCACTGTACTACGTATTTATTATTTCCGGTGGACTGGTGTTCCGCGAGCTCGGCATTAACGAGCCGTCACGGATCAGCGAATTGTCAGCCATTCCCAGTTTGTTCGTAATGGTGGGAGCATTCCTCTTCCGCTTACTGGGTGGCAAGTCGAATGCAATTCAAATCGGCAGCTTCCTGGTAGTGCTGTGTGGTGGCCTGCTTATTATGGGCACCGCCAACAGCGTAGAAATGCTGGTTCTGGGTCTGGTTATTCAACAAACCGGTGCCGGTATGTCTGTACCCAGTCTGATTGCCTGGACACAAACTAAAGTCCCAGCCCAACACCGCGGTCGGGGTATGGGAGTGTGGGCATCGTGTTTCTTCTTCGGTCAGTTCTCCAGCCCCTGGCTGGTGGCCCGCATCGAATCGATAACCGGCAGTGTGCATGGCGCATTTGCTGTGGCGGGTGGCATTGGCCTGGCGGCCGGCTGCATCGGCCTGCTTCTTCACTTCAAGTCTGACTCCGGCTCTAAAACAGCCAGTGCCGGTCAGCACTAA
- a CDS encoding C-glycoside deglycosidase beta subunit domain-containing protein — protein MFDNKVIVENSLTRVTSAEAGFDGVSVLARLPYYRGLGLSMVENIAVTVDDKIVAREDTLFSVRGNTWTLDEMETEYGERWNFGEKAKVLVKLPEGLDDGEHDISVAITMRVSYLPFVPTTKDTKRLALQG, from the coding sequence ATGTTTGATAACAAAGTGATTGTAGAAAACAGCCTGACACGGGTGACCAGCGCTGAAGCGGGTTTTGATGGCGTAAGTGTACTGGCACGTTTGCCTTACTATCGTGGTCTGGGCCTGTCGATGGTTGAAAACATTGCAGTAACCGTTGATGACAAAATAGTGGCCCGGGAAGACACCCTGTTTTCTGTACGTGGAAACACCTGGACGCTCGATGAGATGGAAACCGAATACGGTGAACGCTGGAATTTTGGTGAAAAGGCCAAAGTACTGGTGAAGCTTCCTGAAGGGCTGGATGACGGCGAACATGATATTTCTGTTGCCATCACCATGCGGGTTTCTTATCTGCCGTTCGTGCCTACCACTAAAGATACAAAGCGTCTGGCGTTGCAGGGTTAA
- a CDS encoding sugar phosphate isomerase/epimerase family protein, with protein sequence MAIKRGVSLYSYQNETFLGEMTLDDCIRVCAEMGANGIEVIGEQSFWGHPEQSIEDAAIEGWHESIKKHGAVPVALDFMIDYKRYKGRIMTLEEQVESIKKDIALAKRLGTPFMRVLVSIDPDVLVAAAPFAEEAGVKLLVEVHAPLHFDHPWILRHAEAFDKSGSDALGFLPDMGMFLDKFPPCWKARFIRNGVPQNIADYIEKAYEDRVLSEYVIQNVREMGGTGPSLGMAETLRHNGAFAPERMLPHMDRIHNIHGKFYEMTEDCIEPAIPYERIIQVLTKGNYDGYICSEYEGNRWIEDAHTVDSVEQVRRQQKMLENLINKYQR encoded by the coding sequence ATGGCAATTAAGCGTGGCGTGAGCCTTTATAGCTACCAGAACGAAACGTTTCTGGGTGAAATGACACTGGACGATTGTATTCGTGTGTGTGCAGAGATGGGCGCGAATGGTATTGAAGTCATCGGCGAGCAGTCGTTCTGGGGTCACCCGGAGCAATCCATTGAAGATGCGGCGATTGAAGGCTGGCACGAATCAATTAAAAAGCATGGCGCAGTGCCGGTTGCTTTGGATTTCATGATTGACTACAAGCGCTACAAGGGTCGCATCATGACACTTGAAGAGCAGGTGGAAAGCATCAAAAAAGACATCGCACTGGCAAAGCGCCTGGGTACGCCGTTCATGCGTGTGCTGGTGTCAATCGACCCTGATGTACTGGTAGCTGCAGCGCCGTTTGCTGAAGAAGCCGGCGTTAAACTGCTGGTAGAAGTGCATGCCCCGCTGCATTTCGATCATCCGTGGATTTTACGTCACGCCGAAGCATTTGATAAATCCGGCTCTGACGCGCTGGGTTTCCTGCCTGATATGGGCATGTTCCTCGATAAATTCCCGCCTTGCTGGAAAGCCCGCTTTATTCGTAATGGTGTGCCGCAGAATATTGCTGATTACATTGAAAAGGCCTACGAAGACCGTGTTCTCAGTGAGTATGTGATCCAGAACGTGCGTGAAATGGGTGGTACAGGCCCTTCACTGGGTATGGCTGAAACCCTGCGTCACAACGGTGCGTTTGCGCCGGAACGTATGCTGCCGCACATGGATCGTATTCATAACATCCACGGCAAGTTCTATGAAATGACCGAAGACTGCATTGAGCCGGCCATTCCCTATGAGCGCATTATCCAGGTACTCACCAAAGGTAATTACGACGGTTACATTTGTTCTGAATATGAAGGTAACCGTTGGATTGAAGATGCGCATACCGTGGATTCGGTAGAGCAGGTCAGACGCCAGCAAAAAATGCTGGAAAACCTTATCAACAAATATCAGCGCTAA
- a CDS encoding TetR/AcrR family transcriptional regulator → MSTDTTEFHREPKQSRSRASLERLLRAAADLLIEKGYAEFTLQEVSKRANVSIGSIYNRFNSKENLIRQVQRNELEALEVDSAVAINMIRRQNLKLRQLVPAVIRQYGDILRKYQGILRPLMEISVVDEVVREIGKQHAWQNTEDFLKLLLECKDEITQPDPTRAVHRGFMYAYSALSRFLGLGFVDSTSGEEDWDEMLEDLSEITLHYLLGHPDNIR, encoded by the coding sequence TTGAGTACAGATACTACTGAATTTCACAGGGAACCGAAGCAGAGTCGGAGCCGGGCTTCTCTGGAGCGCTTGCTTCGGGCCGCCGCCGACTTATTAATCGAAAAAGGTTACGCAGAATTTACGCTTCAGGAAGTGAGTAAGCGTGCCAACGTCTCTATCGGTTCTATCTATAACCGCTTTAACAGCAAAGAGAACCTGATCCGTCAGGTTCAGCGCAACGAACTCGAAGCGCTGGAAGTCGACTCAGCTGTAGCAATTAACATGATCCGCAGACAAAACCTGAAGCTCAGGCAACTGGTGCCGGCGGTTATTCGTCAGTATGGCGATATCCTTCGCAAATATCAGGGAATTCTACGGCCGCTAATGGAAATTTCTGTGGTAGATGAAGTGGTGCGGGAAATTGGTAAACAACACGCCTGGCAAAATACCGAGGACTTTCTTAAGCTGCTTTTAGAATGCAAAGATGAAATTACTCAACCCGATCCAACCCGTGCCGTTCACCGTGGTTTTATGTATGCCTATTCTGCTTTATCCCGTTTTCTGGGGCTGGGTTTTGTGGACTCCACCAGTGGTGAAGAAGACTGGGACGAAATGCTGGAAGACTTGAGCGAAATAACACTGCATTACCTGCTCGGACACCCTGATAATATCCGTTAA
- a CDS encoding gluconate 2-dehydrogenase subunit 3 family protein has protein sequence MTDSTNSSRRQFMAGALMAAAGLTVAPHTIWAATSASAAFDHKAMLDCLCDIVIPVTDTPGAKGVNASAFVMKAAEHALKGAQISDVDTFAVALNDYAGADFLSVKAEQQFSLIEKLDAQVYDRAASASLPPALMLWQKIKSLILVAYYTSEVGASKELKYLLIPGQFKPDVPLSEEPRAWSNDWTGVKYG, from the coding sequence ATGACTGACTCAACTAATTCGTCACGCCGCCAGTTTATGGCAGGTGCATTAATGGCGGCGGCAGGCCTCACGGTAGCACCGCATACTATCTGGGCGGCAACGTCTGCATCTGCTGCTTTTGATCATAAAGCGATGCTGGATTGTCTTTGCGATATTGTTATCCCGGTCACAGACACGCCCGGAGCCAAAGGCGTGAATGCCAGCGCTTTTGTTATGAAAGCGGCGGAACACGCCCTTAAAGGCGCGCAAATAAGTGATGTTGATACGTTTGCCGTTGCACTGAATGACTATGCCGGCGCAGATTTTTTGTCGGTTAAAGCAGAACAACAATTCAGCCTGATAGAAAAACTGGATGCGCAGGTCTACGACCGCGCAGCTTCTGCTTCCCTGCCGCCTGCGCTCATGCTGTGGCAAAAGATAAAGTCGCTGATCCTGGTGGCTTACTACACCTCTGAGGTGGGGGCATCGAAGGAGCTGAAGTATTTACTGATACCCGGCCAGTTCAAGCCGGATGTGCCGTTGAGTGAAGAACCGAGAGCCTGGTCAAACGACTGGACAGGAGTGAAGTACGGATGA
- a CDS encoding LysE family translocator: MTIVVFFTLFSVCLLGAMSPGPSLAVVTKHALSGGRFNGLCTAWAHASGVFFYALLTSSGLAVLLQHSPVLFKALTWLGAGYLAYLGVKSLMSKGGIQAQLQSGKKVSALAAAGDGLAISLFNPKIALFFIALFSQFIGVAENMAETAVIVATPALIDGLWYTLIAVVMSSQAVVQRIQAKAGIIDKVTGGVLILLALKAVSL; the protein is encoded by the coding sequence ATGACCATCGTTGTATTTTTCACTTTATTTTCTGTTTGTTTGTTGGGAGCCATGTCGCCTGGTCCGAGTCTGGCAGTTGTGACTAAACATGCGCTGTCCGGCGGGCGTTTTAATGGGCTTTGTACTGCATGGGCCCATGCGTCGGGTGTTTTTTTCTATGCGTTATTAACCAGTTCAGGGTTGGCCGTGCTGCTGCAACATTCGCCAGTTTTGTTTAAAGCACTCACCTGGCTGGGAGCCGGGTACCTGGCTTATCTTGGGGTAAAATCGCTGATGTCGAAGGGCGGCATCCAGGCGCAATTGCAGTCTGGCAAAAAAGTCTCTGCGCTGGCAGCAGCAGGGGATGGCCTGGCAATATCATTGTTCAATCCTAAGATCGCACTCTTTTTTATTGCCCTGTTCAGTCAGTTTATCGGTGTGGCCGAAAACATGGCGGAAACCGCAGTTATCGTTGCAACCCCAGCATTGATTGACGGGCTGTGGTACACGCTGATTGCCGTGGTGATGTCGAGTCAGGCGGTAGTACAACGGATTCAGGCAAAAGCAGGCATTATTGATAAGGTCACCGGCGGGGTGTTGATCTTACTGGCTTTAAAAGCGGTGTCACTTTAA